CAACCAGGTCCGATACATCAGTAACATACTGCTAAATCTTGGAAGGGAATGGCGATCATGACGCTCACTGCAGCCGTCTCCAAGTTGCACCCTCCGCCGTGCATACAAGACCAGACGTGCGAGGGACCGACGTCATTCCAGCTGTTCTTTCTCATCCTCGGCTTCGGGCTCCTGGTGATCGGCTCCGGTGGGATCAGGCCGTGCAACATCGCCTTCGGCGCAGACCAGTTCGACCCCACGACGGAGTCCGGTAAGAAGGGCATCAACAGTTTCTTCAACTGGTACTACTTCACCTTGACGATCGCCGTCGCCTTCTCCTCCACCGTCATCATCTACCTCCAGAGCAATGTGAGCTGGACGCTGGGCTTCGCCATTCCTACTATGCTTATGGCCGTCTCTTGCGTGTTCTTCTTCGTGGCGTCGAGGATCTACGTGAAGGTGAAGCCCGAGGGGAGCCCCGTCACTAGCATCGTGCAGGTTCTGGTGGCCTCGTTTAGGAAGCGAGGAATGAAGCTGCCTGATGACCCAAAGCAGGCCCTGTTCAACCCTCCACATGTTAGTACTCTGGTCGCCAAGCTATCATACACTGATCAGTTCAAGTAAGCATGCCGTGGCACCAACACTCGTTCCAGTAGTTTGAGCCTTTTGCTTCACCTATTAACAGAGAAGAAGAAGGACAGGCACTTGCATGATTTGTAATCTGGTCTTTCGTGGCTTCGTGGTGTCAGGTTTCTGGACAAAGCTTCAATTATATACTCCGCTGATGAGATCAATGCCAATGGCTCAGCTGCGAACCCATGGAAGTTGTGCAGCATACAACAAGTTGAGGAGGTGAAATGTGTGGCACGAATCATTCCCATCTGGTCCACGGGTATCCTCTACTACATCGCAGTGGCTCAACAGACCACTTACGTGGTCTTCCAAGCCCTTCAATCCGATCGACATGTCTCCAAGAACCTAGAGATACCCGGAGCCTCCTTCACCATCTTTTCCAGCATCGCCCTCACGGTCTGGATACCTCTCTACGACCGGATCGTGGTCCCGCTGCTCCAACGAATCACCAAGAAGGACGGCGGCATCTCGCTGCTCCAGCGCATGGGAATCGGCATCCTTCTTTCCATCGTCGCCATGTTCGTCTCGGGGCTGGTGGAACAGCGGCGGCGGAGCATCGCGCTCCACTACCCAAGCATCGGAACAACCACCGGCGGCGGCGGGATCTCCGCCATGTCTAGCTTCTGGCTGGTGCCGCAGCTGCTGCTCTTGGGGCTGTCGGAGGCGTTCAACCTGGTGAGCCAACTGGAGTTCCTCTACAAACAGTTCCCGGAGAACATGAGGAGCCTGGCGGGGTCGCTGCTGTTCTGCGGCATTGCCATCGCCAGCTACCTGAGCGGGCTGATGGTGATGATCATTCACCACGCGACGGCGGACAACGGGCAGGGGAAATGGTTGGCGCAGGATCTCAACGAGGGACGACTGGAGCTGTTCTACTATTTCATAGGAGTGATTGGGGCCGTTAACTTCATCTATTTCATTGCGTGTGCAAAGTGGTACAGATACCGAATCCTGGATGGGGAGTCTCATTAGCGTAGTCCACGCTAACGTGCCTTTAATAAAAGAGGTAGATTTCAGAGTCCTAGCTGTGCTCTTCTTACTTATTAATCTACGTGGATGATCATTTATGACATTGTTACAAGCTTTGAATTCATGTGATTGAGAGAAGTTATTTTTGCTACAATAATAACTCAAAAGTCTCCccccattaaatcaaaattaagaaATATAAGTGAAAAATGAaacgaaataaaaaaaatctagaaaATGCATTTGGAGGCACTCGAGTACGGCAGTTACCCCGAAAACTCCAGATTCCTCTGCTGCATCCCACGTGCCGCCAAAGGAATCCAAAGCCCGGCGTCACGTGCCCGGGAACCCTCGTTCCCTGACCGTTGTCTCCCAACACGCACGTGCCAAGGCCGGGTTCCGCCCCTGCCCCCCTCCGTCGTTTCAAAATCGTCCACGCCCAACGGCTAAATAACTCTCTTGGACGCCCGGCACGAATTCCGACTCCTTGTCCCCACCCATTCCTCCCTCTTCACCGCATGATCATCTTTTTATCGTCGTCTTTTGTTGGTATTAGGGAGAAGCACACTTCCCAAAACCAACCTCTACCCTTCCTCTGTAACTCCATTCCATTTCCTCCTCCGTTCACTCTGATCGAGCAAGCCAACACGGTGAATGGGGAAGCAGAGGATCGGCTCATGGTGGTTCTGCTGGGCTCTCTACGTCTTCGTCCTGCTCCCTTCCGCCTGTGCCTTGACCGCTGATGGTAATTTCTGACAACTCcatctttcttgttcttgttgttggAAGAGGTTTAGTGAGGTGAAGAGGATGGGCTTGGTTTGGGCTGGCAGGAGAATCTCTGCTGGAACTCAAGCTGGGTTTCAACGACTCCAAGCAGATGCTGCGGAGCTGGCGGCCCTCCGACTCCAATCCTTGCTCCTGGCTCGGCGTCGCCTGCCACCTCTCCGACCTCACCGTCCGCTCCAtgtccgctctctctctctctctctctctctctctctctctctctctatggctTCTCTGTCTTTCTATCTCTCTGATCTTTTTGGTTGCTGCTGCAGTAACTTGCCCTACATGCAGCTCGGTGGCATCATATCCCCAAGCATCGGCCGGCTCCGAAGGCTTCAGAGACTGTAAGAACATCGCCTTTCTTCCTTTTAATCTTCAAGGAAAAAAATCTTTGGATGCATGTAAGATATATACAATGTTCTAACATAATCTTTGTTTAATCTTTTAGAATGTCATTTTTTAGTTCGGATTGATTCTTCACAGGCGTTTGATTGTGACTAGATACAATATTTGCACCAGGAAAGAGAAATGTTTCTTTCTGTGTagaatatctttcatctcaagtaCTTGATGCAATTATATGGGTGTTTTGGCAGGGCTTTGCATCAGAACAGCTTACATGGGCCCATTCCACCTGAGATCAAGAACTGCACCGAGCTAAAAGCCCTGTATGCTAACTTCTTCTCCTCACCTCCCTCTTTGTCCCATCCTTTCACCGAGTTTGACTGCTGATCTCCATTTGGTTGTGCCGCATTGTGTTGCTTTCTCAAGGTATCTGAGAGCTAATTACCTTCAAGGGAGCATTCCACCCGAGATCGGAGAACTCGCCCACCTCACCATCCTGTATCTCTCCATCCTTCTAATCTGTGATTATGTTTTACCTTTGTCTGGGTCTTTATGAGTTTGATGTGCAAAATGCAGGGACTTGTCGAGTAATCTGCTGAGGGGTGCGATTCCTCCATCAATTGGCCGTCTGACTCAATTGCGTTTTCTGTGAGTCTTCGATGCCACCGCCGTTGTTGGCTCAGCATTTCACCATTTGTTTGACTGTGATTCATCAAAGTGCAGAAATCTATCGACCAACTTCTTCTCCGGGGAGATTCCAACTGTTGGAGTTCTTGCAAGTTTCAGAAACACCTCGTAAGCCCTTCTAAATGTTTGATCTGTGGAAAATTTCTTGTTTTCATCTTCACATGTTTTGATAAAGTAAAAACTGGGTGGATTATGTGGAGAAATAATTGAGACATTAgcatttgttattgttgttgtttcacaatatttctaCTGCAGAACATGATTCTGATGGTGCATAGATAATGCAGGTTTGTCGGGAATCTGGAATTATGTGGCTTGACAATTCAGAAAGTTTGTCGTGGTTCCATGGGCTTTCCTGCAGTGCTACCACACACCAACACTTTCTCTTCACCAGGCATGTCTCAGTGACACTGCTTTCTGAACTCCATTCGGCCTTCATTGTTCAAAATATCAGGTGTTGATCAACCAGCAGTTGTCTAATGTCTTGAATGTGTCCTAAACTTTTCCTAAAACTTTCCAGGAATCTCATCGATCCCGACAAAAAGATCATCACATTTTCTGAATGGGGTTATCCTTGGCGCCATGACCACGATGGCCCTTGCATTAGTTTCGATCCTTGGCTTCCTTTGGATTTGCTTGCTCTCAAGGAAGGAAAAGCTTGCTGAAAACTATGTCAAAGTCCAAAAACAACTTGTGCAAGATGTTGGTAAGCTATATACATCCCTCTAATTCTCCCTCGACCATGATAAAACTTGCTGACATAATTTTCTTTCTGATTAGGCACCAAGCTTGTCACCTTCCATGGAAACCTCCCATATCCGTCCCAGGAAATCATAAAGAAGCTGGAGCTGCTTGATGAAGATGATGTGATTGGTTCTGGAGGCTTTGGCACTGTCTACAAGATGGTCATGGACGATAACAATGCGTTTGCTGTTAAAAAGATAGATTGGTACCGCAAAGGAGTCGATCAGATCTTTGAGAGGGAGCTGGAGATCTTGGGCAGCATTAAGCACATTAACCTTGTCAATCTGCGAGGCTACTGTACGCTGCCATCTGCAAGGCTTCTCATTTATGATTACTTGCCCTTGGGCAGCCTTGACCATTACCTTCATGGTAAGCTTCTCCGTTGCTCACTGCTGTATCTTCCAAGCCTAACACCATTGCAAAAGATCTATTGACCGCCTCGTAATTTCAGAAAATGGTGGAGAAGATCAACCTTTGAATTGGAATGCACGCATGAAAATTGCTCTTGGTTCCGCGAGAGGGCTGGCCTACTTGCACCATGATTGCACTCCCAGGATCGTTCACAGGGACATCAAATCCAGCAACATTTTACTTGACAGGAGCCTGGAACCTCATGTCTCAGATTTCGGCTTAGCCAAGCTCCTGGTAGACGACGATGCCCATGTCACCACTGTGGTTGCTGGCACCTTCGGCTATCTGGCACCAGGTTTGCAATTTGCTCCTTGCATGACGAGTTGGTTCATCTGCGTTCCTGCTTATCTCGCTGCGACTTGTGTGCCTGTCATGAAGGCACGCCTCTCAGTATGAACTACTAACACAATGGTATTTCAATGCTCCAGAGTACCTGCAAAATGGACATGCAACAGAGAAGTCAGATGTGTACTCCTTTGGAGTTCTCCTGTTAGAGTTGGTGACTGGAAAAAGACCTACAGATCCATCCTTTGTGAGGAGAGGCTTGAACATTGTTGGCTGGGTAATTAGATCCATATTATTGCTCTGCTCTTGTTGATCACCATGTCAGAAGAGCTCACTTGTTATGAATCTGCAGCTAAACACGCTGGAAGAGGAGAATCGCCTGGAGGAAATTGTGGATGAAAAGTGCGGTAACGTCGACGTCGAAGCAGTAGAAGCGATCCTTGATATAGCTGCGATGTGCACCGATGCGAATCCTGATGAACGCCCATCGATGAGTAGAGTGCTGCAGATGCTTGAGGAGGAGATAATGTCTCCCTGCTTGAGTGATTTCTATGAACCTCACTTGGATATCTAACTTCATCTTGGTGGAGTTCTTCATGGAAACATCCTTTTGTACATAACTGCTGGTTGGAAGCTACATGACAATTTCCATATCAAATCCTGACTTGGAAATTTTGTCACTTGGGAATGCACCTTTTTCCTCCAAATCTGAtgagaacaatttttttttctaaaaagaaaaaaaatatattaagtcaAAAAATAGGTATGTCCTATCATCTGAAGATCAGCACATAAGAAGTTGGAGAAATCCAACAGTCAGTCATTCCTCCAAATAAAATAGGCAATTTTTGTATTGATTTATCTTTCTATACACGGAGTGACAGTTAcattaataaaataatacatcAAATGAAAGATATCATACACAAGTTTAGTTTAAGAATGGTCTAATTCTTTTCTCAAAATTCAAGCCATAACCTCTGCATCAAGCttgattaatatttttcttactcGCATCAAGCCATaacctcatcacgattcgattaccATTATATAAATCtataaacatcacaatatattaagcaacaggtaatataaagtgataaaatattaaataataataatagataaaaagattatgtcaagtcacatatgtcatcactcacgtggcttgcagggcacctatgactagcaattacatattaccccataTAGTTAATCATGATTAGCATCCCGACCCAGATTCTTCTTATGTTGTTAGCTTCGTCGATGGAAAAAATCTCACGTGTAGTCATGTGAAAACAAacacacaaaagaaaagaataaaaatataattttattatcttttaaattattaatttatataaaaaataatttcctcttctccttctctttccaAACTGTTTGCCCGTCGCTTGCCACGCTCGTCTCTCATTGCTCGCCCATCGCACCCACTCGTCCATCGCACATGTCGCTCACTGCTCACCTATCGCACTTGTTGCTTACTGCACTTACTCACCCATTGCTCGCTTGCCGCACTTGTTGCTCATCACTTACTCGTCGCTTGTCAAAGAGTAAGAACTCGAGGACATGCTTGGCGATGGCGATGATCAGCATGCCATCGTTGAACGACATGCCTACGAGCATCACGAGGTAGGCGAGGCTGATGCGCAGCACATGCAATTTTTTTTGGGCAAGCCCCTCGCCGATGTGATTGGCTCCTGACCTGACGAGGCGACAACGGTGGAGCCACTCAAGGAGCAAGGAGAAGGCAAAGATGATGACAAAAACGAGGGCATACATGTCACCCTTGGTGCCAAGCTAGGCCATGAATAGGATCTTCAAGTTCTTGCCCCAGAAGATGGTCATGTGGGGGTCGTGCAGTAAGCTAGCGACAAGTGCGACGAGCGAGCGACAGGAGAATAGGTGCGACGAGCGAGCGACAGGAGAATAGGTACGATGAGTGAGTGGGTGCAGTAAGCG
Above is a genomic segment from Musa acuminata AAA Group cultivar baxijiao chromosome BXJ3-4, Cavendish_Baxijiao_AAA, whole genome shotgun sequence containing:
- the LOC135636873 gene encoding protein NRT1/ PTR FAMILY 2.11-like yields the protein MEASESGAAAVGEPLIKHRGWKTMPFVIGNETFEKLATIGTLSNLLVYLTVVFHLSSVAAATSLNVFNGTTNLATILGAFVSDTYWGRYATLGFSSMASLLGMAIMTLTAAVSKLHPPPCIQDQTCEGPTSFQLFFLILGFGLLVIGSGGIRPCNIAFGADQFDPTTESGKKGINSFFNWYYFTLTIAVAFSSTVIIYLQSNVSWTLGFAIPTMLMAVSCVFFFVASRIYVKVKPEGSPVTSIVQVLVASFRKRGMKLPDDPKQALFNPPHVSTLVAKLSYTDQFKFLDKASIIYSADEINANGSAANPWKLCSIQQVEEVKCVARIIPIWSTGILYYIAVAQQTTYVVFQALQSDRHVSKNLEIPGASFTIFSSIALTVWIPLYDRIVVPLLQRITKKDGGISLLQRMGIGILLSIVAMFVSGLVEQRRRSIALHYPSIGTTTGGGGISAMSSFWLVPQLLLLGLSEAFNLVSQLEFLYKQFPENMRSLAGSLLFCGIAIASYLSGLMVMIIHHATADNGQGKWLAQDLNEGRLELFYYFIGVIGAVNFIYFIACAKWYRYRILDGESH
- the LOC135636233 gene encoding LRR receptor-like serine/threonine-protein kinase FEI 2, whose amino-acid sequence is MGKQRIGSWWFCWALYVFVLLPSACALTADGESLLELKLGFNDSKQMLRSWRPSDSNPCSWLGVACHLSDLTVRSINLPYMQLGGIISPSIGRLRRLQRLALHQNSLHGPIPPEIKNCTELKALYLRANYLQGSIPPEIGELAHLTILDLSSNLLRGAIPPSIGRLTQLRFLNLSTNFFSGEIPTVGVLASFRNTSFVGNLELCGLTIQKVCRGSMGFPAVLPHTNTFSSPGISSIPTKRSSHFLNGVILGAMTTMALALVSILGFLWICLLSRKEKLAENYVKVQKQLVQDVGTKLVTFHGNLPYPSQEIIKKLELLDEDDVIGSGGFGTVYKMVMDDNNAFAVKKIDWYRKGVDQIFERELEILGSIKHINLVNLRGYCTLPSARLLIYDYLPLGSLDHYLHENGGEDQPLNWNARMKIALGSARGLAYLHHDCTPRIVHRDIKSSNILLDRSLEPHVSDFGLAKLLVDDDAHVTTVVAGTFGYLAPEYLQNGHATEKSDVYSFGVLLLELVTGKRPTDPSFVRRGLNIVGWLNTLEEENRLEEIVDEKCGNVDVEAVEAILDIAAMCTDANPDERPSMSRVLQMLEEEIMSPCLSDFYEPHLDI